The Mycteria americana isolate JAX WOST 10 ecotype Jacksonville Zoo and Gardens chromosome 2, USCA_MyAme_1.0, whole genome shotgun sequence genome contains the following window.
GGCACTGACAGCTAGCTTGCTTTAGCTTCTGTCTGCCTCCTTAATAGATGCAAGATTTTTCCTATGAGactaaacactgcagaaaaaaatggggtATTTTGATGTGGCTTAGCTGGGTTGCCACCTGATCATTTCTTTCCGAAGGCATGGTTCTGCTGAAAGATGAAATATGGCttgtttttaatagcaaaatacaATCATGTAATCCAGTTTTGACTTGGAGAAAGAGCAAATATAATGCTACTGAGTGCAAATTAAGTATCACTTGACAGTATTGTGTTGATGCTATTTAATTTGCAGGGTGTGCATAGATGGTAGTCATGAGTCTTTCATCTCCTCTTAATGGTGCATAAAAGCTGCAGAGTAAGGGAAGactcctttctctgtgttttcatttgctgtttgaCTTGATCTTGAATTGGTGTTTGGTAAAAACTTAAAGTAGTTGGGAATGGAAGAGAATTTAAAAAGGTGTGGGGGTTGAGGAAGGACTAGCTGCCTCTTGCCTACAGCAGAGAGAGGTAAAGAGCCTTACAATAGCCCTGGGATCTGGGAGAATGACTGCTTGCTCCAAGCAGCACTCTCGTATAATATATATTACTCTGGTTATCCAACAGAcaacttttcccttctttcttctgtattGTTTTCAAGATGTTGTGTACAGTGAGGACAACTAGCAAAATCATTATTTGAAATTGGTTTGGGTGTCATTTTACACCaatattcagaaagcaaactAATGCAATTACAAAAGTAGTAGCCTGTTACAAAAACATTACAGATAATTTTCTGGGTGGAATGTTTATTACACAGAAGTGGAGTATTAATAGAAGCGTAGTATTCCTTGTCTGAAGGAACATCCAGGAAACtaagaaaaagagttaaaaattaaaatatcaatttttcaaggcaaaagaacagtttaatctGAAGTTCAAACCTTTATAGCAATTAAACCAAAGCTGTTTGTTAATAGGTGGGTATCGAGTGTCCAGGTTCTACAGGACCTATTTTGATTGTAGCCTTATTTCTTAATTTATGGGGCTTGCATTGCTTATTTTGGGAAATAAAGTGCAGAGCCTCTGGCCTGCATCTGTCTTGCCTTTGTGGGCTAATCGGCATTAGGCAAATCTAGATGTATTAcagcagtggaaaaacaaaagaaaaacagctttacagATGCAGGAAGAtaatcttccttttcttaaagctttaattGTGTCGAGCTGAAAACTATGGTAAGTTCAAAGCTACAGCTGCTTTAAGGTTTCCTGCTGTTGTTTAGGCTATCACTTCACTTGAACCCCGTAATAAttccttaaaagaagaaaataacgaCTTGCAATTTCAGTATGAATTGCCTTAGGGTTATGTCTCAATTCATACTGTAGGCACGTTTTTTCTGCATAGGTGTGTTTTGAGTaataagattgtttttaaaaaagacaaacttcTTCTGGCAACTGCATTATCTACTAAAATATTATAATACAGAGCTTAAGGATTTCatgaaatgtttccattaaaaacttttccttgtttaaatatagaaaacaaatgcttttctcatGCTTTCTATTTGCCTCTTCAGAAAGTAACTAAATTTCCCACTGGGAAGAACATCTGAGAGGCTAATTACGGAGGCATGGTCAGTGTTTTTGGATGTTTGCTTTTCTAATACAAATACAGAATAACAAATGTCATGCTATAAAGCATATGGTAATGTGCAGCTCCAAACGCCTTTGTATGGCCACCAGATCCCAgtttgtaagcaaaaaaaaaaaagctgttcttaatGCGTAgatttacaaacagaaaataattgacAACATCATGGAGCTAGTTTGAAATAACCATGGTTTAACTTTGCAGGAATGAAGGAACTTGACTATATTTAGGTCTTGCAGCAAGGAGAACTGGCCcaaggtttttaaaatgttcttgcaCAGTTTTATCTCTGTGTTCAAAAGTGAGGCTGTTCATGTGAAAGCATGCCTTCATGACTGACTAGGGGATGAAGAGAGAATGGCTTGGTGATTAGGGAAAAAGTATAAACATTGGTGTTGATCCAGTTGGATTATCAGTCAGTGTTGCTTTGGTGTTCTTACTCTTTACCATCCTTCCTTTTCAACCACCCCAATGCAAGATGATCCAGGTTCTCAATAAATAAAGGCTTCATCATTTTCATGGAACTTGGGCTCACCAGAGGCATGAATGTAGTGTCAACTGTCAGTGTTACCATTCAGAGAAGTTAATGATAGAACCCAATGTGACCATggcctgggagcagggagggtcacacctttttttttttttttttttttggcaaggctATGCttcagttgcaaaaaaaaaaaaaaatctaagtccTGTTGTCTAAAGttagttttcagattttttttacctCAGCTAGCATTTAAAATAGATAGTAAGGAACTTCTTAATGACCACAAAGTTGCTTTGAAGGATGACAGCCAAGATCTAGTGACGTCAGAGCAAACAAGTTTATCCAAAGGTGATGCTcttaaaaacctgtttttcaggctgctgtatttttttaaactgttcttcaGTTAGTGTTCTGCAATACAATTGTTTGTACTTTGAACAAGATTGAGGTCGGTTGCAACAGACTTTCTTTAAACAGGTGTAGTCAAAATAGTTTTATgtgttcaggttttttaaaatgaTAGGGTGTTTTTGGACACCCTTCAACAGGAGGTATTTTACACCATCTATTAGAAGGCAGCAAGGAGGGCAGGGGAGTTAAAAAGGTGATATGAAGGACTAAAGGTACGAATGTGGAGGTATTTATATGCTATTGTTAAATGATAGCTACTGGCACgtcttttctctgtgttctaAGCTAATAAAGGTAGATGTTTGATTCTCAGTTGTAAACAGAAAATCCTGCCACTCCTTCTAGCCTATGTGTCTCTTCAagttcactgggggggggggggggggggaatgatcCTGGGTATTGTACTTGTTATGGAATGCATCATTGCTATTCACGATCTAAAATAATTATGCAATAGTATGATGTCATAGACATTAGATTTGGGTGATCCTGAAAGtctccttcttttgcttttcagccCCAAAATATTCTACTAACCAGTAAGTCCCCTCTGGGAGACATTAAGATTGTAGATTTTGGCCTTTCCAGAATAATGAAGAGCAGTGAGGAACTAAGAGAAATTATGGGAACTCCAGAGTATGTAGGTAAGTTGTTACTATATGAGTGATGTAGCCCTGAGGAGGGAACTATCCAGGCTTTGGGGGAGTGAAAAGAGAAACTACCTCAGTTTGGTGAATGCCAGGCTGGCTGTGTAGTTACTGTGTTGAAAGATCAGGTTATTACTTGAATGTGGTACTGCTGTAAAAGCTAGAACTAGTAAGCTTTGCCAGTCTAATGAGTGATAATTGTGTGCTTGTGTTGAAGATGAGTACACACTGTAGATGATTCTTACCAGTAGTGATAACAAGTATTACTTGGATTAAAAGTTCAGAATTACATATTCAGTCTCTGAATATAATGTTGTAGCTTGTGGAGGGTTGtatccatttcattttttttaaaagcaaattattcCAGGCCTTGAAAATGtacttgaaaatatatttcagttgtATAGTCTATCATTATGGATATGGGCTTCAGTGCTGGAATATGGAATGTTGGGTATTCCtcattttttccacaagaaatttGTATACAGCTTCCTTAATGGGGAAGGAGGCTGGCCTGGCTTCTGTAGatgacaaggaaaggaaaacaatttgttttaCGTAAAACCAATGAGTGATAGTAATAACTTAACTTGAATAGAAATATCTCTACTTCAAAAGACTGTCATGGTTCAAAGGGCTTATATTAAATTTTACCACATGCCCATTATTGCACTATATAACTACGATGTAATGTCTGCATATGACaaaaaatagaacttttttttccccccctgaaTAGCTCCTGAAATTCTGAGTTATGACCCAATCAGTACAGCAACCGACATGTGGTAAGTTTGAACAAATTAATGGTCATAATAACTTACCTTactgaaaaggtttttaaaaaaaaaaaaaaaaaaaccactaaactgcttttctggtttttacttttaatttaggAGCATTGGAGTACTGGCGTATGTTATGCTAACAGGGATATCGCCTTTCTTAGGGGATGATAAACAAGAAACGTTCTTAAATATATCTCAAATGAATGTAAGTTACTCTGGAGAAGACTTTGACCTCATATCAGAGTCTGCCGTGGATTTCATCAAAACTCTGCTGGTTAAGAAACCCGAGTAAGTAAAATACACAATTGTATATGCTAGTATGTCTTAGTGGATTCATTTTAAATGTAGCAAGTGCTggcactttcatttttaaagtgtaagGGAACTTTGATTATTCATATTTCATTGTGCTATTACTTTTCATGTATATGAAAAGATAATTCCTCCATTTCCCTCCAAACTTGCGTATTCTGAATGTGTCCAAGTGTTAGTAATTAAAACTCAAATCCATTTCATGAATTGTAGCATGTGGTACAGTATACTGACTTCCTTTACAGGTGCCTTGCTGATGTCTTTTAAATGAACTGTGCTTTGAGCCTTTTACTCTTGATGAGTTGGTAGAGTACCTTActcttttctgcttcattagTATGCTTTTCTCAATGCGCAGCAAATTGGAAATTCCAGGTCTCAAAATAAGAGGTGTTTTCTGTGGAACTTCACCAGTTCTTCATAGGGCATGTCAACTATTGAAATTGCTTACTGCTTGTCTATGGGAATACTTCAAGAATGTAAGGATTGGATAATTTtcctatatatataaaaaaaaaaatctgtataaacTTTGAAAGTTCATTGGCAACATAGGAGCGTAAACTGTGATATTTAAGGACCCAGGAAATCGTTCATTTAAAATGTTACCGGTTCATCTCCTTGGGCTGCTGTTGGTCTTTTTTTGGTAAAAGGTAGCTGccatcagcactttttttttaaagttctacCAGTCTGTCTTCAATAGTCATATCCTTGGAATAATTTGTATGGATCTCTTCTGCAAGGTACTGAATTTCAAATTCATTTggacatttattttaacactttccttcctctgcagggaCCGGGCAACTGCTGAAGAATGTCTTCAACATCCATGGTTAGAACAAAGCGATAATCCTGCTTGCAGGGCCTGGAATAAGAGTACAGGAGGGGAGACCAGTGATGTCACCCAGAAAGATGCAGATTCTGCCTCCGAAAAATCAGTAGATGCTGAGAAGACTGAAGAAGAAGAATCAATAGTGACAGAAGAACTAATTGTGGTGGCTTCATATACACTGGGACAATGTAGgcagtcagaaaaagaaaaagtaactgagCAGAAAGCCATTTCCAAACGATTTAAATTTGAGGAACCATTACTGCAAGAAATACCAGGAGAATTCATTTACTGAACTGTGTGGAGCTTCATAGCTATAACTGGAAGGCAGTGTTTTCTACTAAACAAAAATATCCTAGCCAAGTGAATTTCTGATATGCAATAAATGTTCTagataaaaggaaacattgatAAATGGCATCCAAGGAAAGTGTGCCAAGCTTTTAATTTTGTGGAACAGATAAACAAGATTTCAAGTGGCTGATAGGAATTTAACAAAgataaaaagcttatttttgtttgtaatttttatttctgtttttttgttgcttgatGGCAGTTTTTGTTAATTGTTCCAGTGTTCTGGAGAAGTTGACATTGGAAGTGTTTCAGTGACAGATGTCAAGAGGAGTATTTTAGGATATGTTTTGGCATTTAATGCAAATATATAATGCTGGGTTTTCCTCAAACACCTTTTAGCActcctgacttcagtggaactatCTACTGATCTAAAAATTGTATGAGAAGAATTTGATCAACTGGTTTGACATACAGATTTGAAAGTTATACTGTGTATATATTTCTTTGTTTACATCAAGTCAAAGACCTAGACTCATCTGGTGTATAGCCAAACAGTGAGCTGCGCTTCTCTAGGAAGAGATGCACATGTCCCACAGGTAAAGAAATCTGTATTGGGGAATGATTCCAGATCACAGTGGTGATACTTCTTTATTTGGGAGCATAGTAAAATCCTGCTCCAGAGGCTGATGAATTTGCTTAAGTCACTCACTCTTGAAAGCCAGCAGAgatctctcccttcccctcctgtgcTGGGCGAGATGTGCTAATAGAATCCAGCTCAGTGTGACTGCAGAGTGTTggtgagtggaaaaaaaatgacagagggTCTGATGTAGCTGTACTGAAGTTATTGAAGTTCTCTCCACTGACTTCACCATGTTAGATCAGTTTGTCCAACTAATGATAAATCAGCCCTTGATTCCACCTCCCCCAGAACCCAGCTGGGGTTTTACTGGGAGCATGAGGTCATTGCTGccttctttctgttcctcttacTGCTGCtttaaggaagaaagaagcatCCTTAGGCTGAATTGCATAACCTTGTTCAATATAGCTATCAAATGAGGAAGAAGATACCACTTCCTCTGAAACAATGAAGCACAACTCATACCTCGTGCTTCCCAATCACTCTCCCTTAGACACTTGGAAAAACAGCATGTGTATGATGGGGCAGAGAGGGATTAGGGAGCTGTATGGAGGGATCATAGTTCTCAGTGGACACAGTCCCTTGGAGGACAGAGCTGGGACCAACTGGGCATCAAAACCAACTGGTTTTTGCAATGTGCAGGTCTGAGGATCTTGGACTGAGTCCTAGTTTTCTAAGAAATGTTTCATATTGATGCTGTTccaaagtttaatttttatgCAATTGACGTTCAGTACTATTATATTGCATACTGTTAACTATTCAACTATTTATTTGGTTTCCTTATGCTGTTCCTTTATAATAAACCCTGACAAAAGTTTTCTTGCTATAAAAAAAATGAGTAGAGACTCTTAagcaagtttttccttttttccatgttGCTACAGATTTTTCTAATTTCAAATGTGCCAAGAATGTTCTTACTCTTTTTAGTGAACAGGAGTTCAGTGCTTTGTGCTAATATTACAGTTCCTCCTTCACACAAAAGGTAAATGGCTTCTTAATAACACAAGCAATACTGGGGTGATCTGATTAGCATTGCTGTAAGGGTGGGAGGAAAAGCGCtagtaaagaagaaaactgaacaaaaagcaGTGTGACACTGAGTGGGGCAATGAGCATTTTTCCATAAGGCTTCATTGCCAGTGGTCTGGTTGCCTTCACTTGAAGCCACATCAGAAAAATTGCACCTAAATTAAACCATTCTATAAGGCTTCTTCCCCTATGG
Protein-coding sequences here:
- the STK17A gene encoding serine/threonine-protein kinase 17A, coding for MSPEEKPPPSLSRDDRPPPTPPQPAPGRGRRRGGFLTEIRTPIRTEPFQERYSLSPGRELGRGKFAVVKKCIQKDTEREFAAKFMRKRRKGQDCRMEIIHEIAVLELAQCNLWVINLHEVYETATEMILVLEYAAGGEIFDQCVAEREEAFKEKDVKRLMKQILEGVSFLHRNNVVHLDLKPQNILLTSKSPLGDIKIVDFGLSRIMKSSEELREIMGTPEYVAPEILSYDPISTATDMWSIGVLAYVMLTGISPFLGDDKQETFLNISQMNVSYSGEDFDLISESAVDFIKTLLVKKPEDRATAEECLQHPWLEQSDNPACRAWNKSTGGETSDVTQKDADSASEKSVDAEKTEEEESIVTEELIVVASYTLGQCRQSEKEKVTEQKAISKRFKFEEPLLQEIPGEFIY